A window of Xiphophorus hellerii strain 12219 chromosome 7, Xiphophorus_hellerii-4.1, whole genome shotgun sequence contains these coding sequences:
- the cpap gene encoding centromere protein J isoform X2 produces the protein MSSPSELQNSSADFFTKWMPSSTRAGVILSPPRELAGSLRHIAAAVPAPLHPDDSFVSDFAPLPASTDSSCLGVDGCGEGTRPASYLRPAAQGISDGRFENLGGMTSKTQDLPLMMKLEELKKWQQHMHEQLKAHQLEELLCLQEQQHRLLGAGDVPQICTEENPGLPGAQWRKDTVQRSPDRNCGLRQELQLSDQQEHEDDEGMWDSDKENPKQSLESDDAFMQPDTNSRQQENDLHDRPIKPGIGGQKKTFEELLEEQLRLEEQRLKSAQQQPKPARPEAAFPARRPFLKRGQGLSRFTSSSKASAQKAKDKKEQKPQAITRSNSAPGSILKGSSSAGPPLPVQRKTAVLNKENRGRGLRSPLQDVRAARTTTVLGSHQRQNTGPATSQTAPEPRPVKHHLGPEKLYNTGVPVQVVRNTGPNLQPNPVIKQVGLSGDAGKEKSCVSKAQSAGAGDGGGLPQHSFELSFQEKLQRWECNRHLESMELGEFELLEQAAEELSFSSNSSFVMKVLCLDQQKRHSAIGLHQRRLSSTPIKSASGSEPQKGVGVRLTDGSESERISLESVASEANMRGNALKSKVTEGGRESEAPHNDEISEFGGKEVTVCFSAPSNPAYDKRSYQDEESFRDEVEEDEDEESDSVASNADGSTLIEDGRDGQRKVIFDDDDTWNDLDDTAVTVECDSRGISPVPKLTAGRVSPQEKAMLRKVAVSRAVEPDEGPENELAPASQLMTRLFPSLKPKAQSAPPPAPPAAPENRKRDDTAQQVQSRQLRERLAELEMEIERFKKENAALTKLRQENERRQEDLRKERLMFEQAKAEELTNFEEYKREENRKLQKERKLFEKHVSAARAIPDKKEREEIQSLKQQLSSQQEELKRRESRWASTHSRLRQQIDSLHQENGALRDEIRTLEKLRLSAWRRNFASAEKGVQTKDGPGVSDSSVAKGVTFATPLDSRGSSSSPLLSSAGRNSKDNGQAATGMKSSLRRSVGSGSSLSSSSTFSGRRTEEKPRPTSRSQEKPSNQKPEHSHDCSPRIDLEQEQPESCEARDPELPQEVVTHPDGKVEKVLAGGDRVIVFPNGTRKEVSADGLSAKVTFFNGDTKQITADQRVIYYYAEAQTTHITYPDGMEVLHFPNNQTEKHFSDGRKEITFPDQTVKNLFPDGREESVLTDGTIIQVNSDGTKEIHFNTGQKEIHTAEYKRREYPDGTVKTVYTDGRQETRYPTGRLRVKDKDGNIVLDNRV, from the exons ctgaagaagTGGCAGCAGCACATGCATGAGCAGCTGAAAGCCCaccagctggaggagctgctgtgtttgcaggagcagcagcacagactgCTGGGGGCTGGGGATGTACCTCAGATCTGCACTGAAG AAAATCCAGGGCTTCCAGGAGCACAATGGCGAAAAGACACGGTCCAACGCAGCCCTGATAGGAACTGCGGCCTGCGgcaggagctgcagctctctgaCCAGCAGGAACATGAAGATGATGagg GCATGTGGGACTCCGACAAAGAGAATCCGAAGCAGAGTTTAGAGTCGGATGATGCATTCATGCAGCCGGACACCAACAGCAGGCAACAGGAAAATGACTTACATGACAG ACCCATAAAACCAGGTATTGGGGGGCAGAAGAAAACCTTTGAGGAGCTTCTGGAGGAGCAACTGAGGCTGGAGGAGCAGAGGTTGAAGTCTGCCCAGCAACAGCCT AAGCCAGCCAGGCCTGAAGCTGCATTCCCAGCCAGGCGGCCCTTTCTGAAACGAGGCCAGGGCCTCTCCAGATTTACCAGCAGCTCCAAGGCTTCAGCGCAGAAAGCGAAGGACAAGAAGGAGCAGAAACCACAGGCGATCACCCGCAGCAACTCCGCACCCGGTTCCATCCTGAAGGGCAGCTCCAGCGCCGGCCCGCCGCTTCCCGTCCAACGCAAAACCGCTGTACTCAACAAGGAGAACCGAGGAAGGGGGCTGCGTTCGCCGCTGCAGGACGTCAGGGCCGCGCGGACGACCACGGTCCTGGGGAGTCATCAGAGACAGAACACCGGACCTGCTACCAGTCAGACTGCACCGGAACCCAGACCGGTAAAGCATCATCTGGGGCCGGAGAAGTTATATAATACAGGCGTCCCAGTCCAGGTCGTGAGGAACACCGGTCCCAATCTGCAGCCGAACCCTGTGATCAAACAAGTGGGGTTGTCAGGCGATGCCGGGAAAGAGAAGAGTTGTGTTTCTAAAGCACAGTCGGCTGGAGCGGGAGACGGAGGTGGACTTCCTCAGCATTCCTTCGAGCTGTCGTTCCAGGAGAAGTTGCAGCGGTGGGAGTGCAACCGGCACCTGGAGAGCATGGAGCTGGGAGAGTTTGAGCTGCTGGAGCAAGCGGCCGAGGAGCTGTCCTTCTCATCCAACTCCTCCTTCGTCATGAAG GTTCTTTGCTTGGACCAGCAGAAGAGGCACTCTGCCATTGGGCTCCACCAGAGGCGACTCTCCTCCACCCCTATCAAGTCGGCATCGGGAAGCGAACCTCAGAAGGGGGTCGGTGTCCGGCTCACCGACGGGTCGGAGAGTGAAAGGATTTCCCTAGAATCAGTAGCATCTGAGGCGAACATGAGAGGGAATGCGCTCAAGAGCAAAGTAACCGAGGGAGGACGGGAATCTGAGGCTCCACACAACGATGAGATCTCTGAGTTTGGAGGCAAAGAagtcactgtttgtttttcagcaccTTCTAACCCCGCTTATGACAAGAGGTCTTACCAGGATGAGGAGAGTTTCAGGGACGAAGTggaagaagatgaagatgaggagagCGACAGCGTCGCCAGCAATGCCGACGGTTCCACTCTGATCGAGGACGGACGCGACGGGCAGAGGAAGGTCATATTTGACGACGACGACACTTGGAACGACCTGGACGACACGGCCGTCACGGTGGAATGCGACAGTCGGGGGATCAGTCCGGTTCCCAAGCTGACAGCCGGCAGAGTCTCCCCACAGGAGAAGGCTATGCTGAGGAAAGTAGCGGTGAGCAGAGCTGTGGAGCCAGATGAAGGCCCGGAGAACGAACTTGCACCAGCTTCTCAACTCATGACCAGACTGTTCCCCTCGTTAAAGCCCAAGGCTCAGAGCGCACCTccacctgctccacctgctgcccctgagaacaggaaacgGGACGACACAG CCCAGCAGGTCCAATCCAGACAGCTCAGAGAGCGGCTGGCTGAGCTGGAGATGGAGATAGAGAGGTTTAAGAAAGAGAACGCTGCATTGACCAAGCTCAGGCAGGAGAACGAGAGAAGACAGGAAGACCTCAG GAAAGAGCGTTTGATGTTCGAGCAAGCAAAAGCCGAGGAGCTGACCAATTTTGAGGAGTACAAGAGGGAGGAGAACAGGAAGCTGCAGAAAGAGCGCAAGCTGTTTGAGAAGCACGTGTCGGCGGCCAGAGCCATTCCTGACAAAAAGGAACGGGAGGAAATCCAG TCGttgaagcagcagctgagcTCCCAGCAGGAGGAGCTCAAGAGGAGGGAGAGCCGCTGGGCCTCCACACACAGCCGCCTGCGACAGCAGATCGACTCCCTCCACCAGGAGAACGGCGCTCTGCGCGACGAG ATTCGAACCCTGGAGAAGCTGCGCCTCAGTGCCTGGAGGAGAAACTTCGCCTCTGCAGAGAAAGGCGTCCAAACGAAGGACGGACCCGGAGTTTCAGATAGCAGCGTGGCTAAGGGAGTAACGTTTGCG ACTCCCCTGGACTCTAGAGGAAGCAGCTCCAGCCCTCTGCTCAGCTCAGCAGGAAGGAACTCGAAGGATAACGGCCAAGCAGCCACAG GAATGAAAAGCAGCCTGAGGAGGTCGGTCGGGTCAGGATCTTCTCTGTCGTCCTCTTCAACGTTTTCTGGAAGGAGGACGGAAGAAAAGCCAAGACCTACGAGCAGGAGCCAGGAAAAACCATCCAACCAGAAACCGGAGCATTCACACGACTGCTCTCCA agAATAGATCTAGAGCAAGAGCAACCGGAAAGCTGCGAGGCCCGTGATCCAGAACTACCTCAGGAGGTCGTCACACACCCTGATGGCAAG GTAGAGAAGGTTCTGGCTGGCGGCGATCGCGTCATCGTCTTTCCCAACGGTACTAGAAAAGAAGTTTCAGCAGACGGGCTTTCGGCCAAGGTCACCTTCTTCAACGGAGACACAAAACAAATCACAGCCGATCAGAGAGTG ATCTACTACTACGCTGAGGCTCAGACCACACACATCACGTATCCTGACGGTATGGAAGTCCTGCACTTTCCCAACAACCAGACAG agaaacatttttcGGATGGCCGCAAAGAAATCACCTTCCCAGATCAGACGGTGAAGAACCTGTTTCCTGATGGCAGAGAGGAAAGCGTGCTGACCGACGGGACCATCATCCAGGTCAACTC GGACGGCACCAAAGAGATCCACTTCAACACGGGCCAGAAGGAAATACACACCGCTGAATACAAGAGGCGGGAGTATCCAGACGGCACAGTGAAGACCGTTTACACCGACGGCAGGCAAGAAACTCGCTACCCAACAGGGCGGCTTAGGGTCAAGGACAAAGACGGAAACATCGTCCTGGACAACCGGGTATAA
- the cpap gene encoding centromere protein J isoform X1: MSSPSELQNSSADFFTKWMPSSTRAGVILSPPRELAGSLRHIAAAVPAPLHPDDSFVSDFAPLPASTDSSCLGVDGCGEGTRPASYLRPAAQGISDGRFENLGGMTSKTQDLPLMMKLEELKKWQQHMHEQLKAHQLEELLCLQEQQHRLLGAGDVPQICTEENPGLPGAQWRKDTVQRSPDRNCGLRQELQLSDQQEHEDDEGMWDSDKENPKQSLESDDAFMQPDTNSRQQENDLHDRPIKPGIGGQKKTFEELLEEQLRLEEQRLKSAQQQPKPARPEAAFPARRPFLKRGQGLSRFTSSSKASAQKAKDKKEQKPQAITRSNSAPGSILKGSSSAGPPLPVQRKTAVLNKENRGRGLRSPLQDVRAARTTTVLGSHQRQNTGPATSQTAPEPRPVKHHLGPEKLYNTGVPVQVVRNTGPNLQPNPVIKQVGLSGDAGKEKSCVSKAQSAGAGDGGGLPQHSFELSFQEKLQRWECNRHLESMELGEFELLEQAAEELSFSSNSSFVMKVLCLDQQKRHSAIGLHQRRLSSTPIKSASGSEPQKGVGVRLTDGSESERISLESVASEANMRGNALKSKVTEGGRESEAPHNDEISEFGGKEVTVCFSAPSNPAYDKRSYQDEESFRDEVEEDEDEESDSVASNADGSTLIEDGRDGQRKVIFDDDDTWNDLDDTAVTVECDSRGISPVPKLTAGRVSPQEKAMLRKVAVSRAVEPDEGPENELAPASQLMTRLFPSLKPKAQSAPPPAPPAAPENRKRDDTAQQVQSRQLRERLAELEMEIERFKKENAALTKLRQENERRQEDLRKERLMFEQAKAEELTNFEEYKREENRKLQKERKLFEKHVSAARAIPDKKEREEIQSLKQQLSSQQEELKRRESRWASTHSRLRQQIDSLHQENGALRDEIRTLEKLRLSAWRRNFASAEKGVQTKDGPGVSDSSVAKGVTFATPLDSRGSSSSPLLSSAGRNSKDNGQAATAGMKSSLRRSVGSGSSLSSSSTFSGRRTEEKPRPTSRSQEKPSNQKPEHSHDCSPRIDLEQEQPESCEARDPELPQEVVTHPDGKVEKVLAGGDRVIVFPNGTRKEVSADGLSAKVTFFNGDTKQITADQRVIYYYAEAQTTHITYPDGMEVLHFPNNQTEKHFSDGRKEITFPDQTVKNLFPDGREESVLTDGTIIQVNSDGTKEIHFNTGQKEIHTAEYKRREYPDGTVKTVYTDGRQETRYPTGRLRVKDKDGNIVLDNRV; encoded by the exons ctgaagaagTGGCAGCAGCACATGCATGAGCAGCTGAAAGCCCaccagctggaggagctgctgtgtttgcaggagcagcagcacagactgCTGGGGGCTGGGGATGTACCTCAGATCTGCACTGAAG AAAATCCAGGGCTTCCAGGAGCACAATGGCGAAAAGACACGGTCCAACGCAGCCCTGATAGGAACTGCGGCCTGCGgcaggagctgcagctctctgaCCAGCAGGAACATGAAGATGATGagg GCATGTGGGACTCCGACAAAGAGAATCCGAAGCAGAGTTTAGAGTCGGATGATGCATTCATGCAGCCGGACACCAACAGCAGGCAACAGGAAAATGACTTACATGACAG ACCCATAAAACCAGGTATTGGGGGGCAGAAGAAAACCTTTGAGGAGCTTCTGGAGGAGCAACTGAGGCTGGAGGAGCAGAGGTTGAAGTCTGCCCAGCAACAGCCT AAGCCAGCCAGGCCTGAAGCTGCATTCCCAGCCAGGCGGCCCTTTCTGAAACGAGGCCAGGGCCTCTCCAGATTTACCAGCAGCTCCAAGGCTTCAGCGCAGAAAGCGAAGGACAAGAAGGAGCAGAAACCACAGGCGATCACCCGCAGCAACTCCGCACCCGGTTCCATCCTGAAGGGCAGCTCCAGCGCCGGCCCGCCGCTTCCCGTCCAACGCAAAACCGCTGTACTCAACAAGGAGAACCGAGGAAGGGGGCTGCGTTCGCCGCTGCAGGACGTCAGGGCCGCGCGGACGACCACGGTCCTGGGGAGTCATCAGAGACAGAACACCGGACCTGCTACCAGTCAGACTGCACCGGAACCCAGACCGGTAAAGCATCATCTGGGGCCGGAGAAGTTATATAATACAGGCGTCCCAGTCCAGGTCGTGAGGAACACCGGTCCCAATCTGCAGCCGAACCCTGTGATCAAACAAGTGGGGTTGTCAGGCGATGCCGGGAAAGAGAAGAGTTGTGTTTCTAAAGCACAGTCGGCTGGAGCGGGAGACGGAGGTGGACTTCCTCAGCATTCCTTCGAGCTGTCGTTCCAGGAGAAGTTGCAGCGGTGGGAGTGCAACCGGCACCTGGAGAGCATGGAGCTGGGAGAGTTTGAGCTGCTGGAGCAAGCGGCCGAGGAGCTGTCCTTCTCATCCAACTCCTCCTTCGTCATGAAG GTTCTTTGCTTGGACCAGCAGAAGAGGCACTCTGCCATTGGGCTCCACCAGAGGCGACTCTCCTCCACCCCTATCAAGTCGGCATCGGGAAGCGAACCTCAGAAGGGGGTCGGTGTCCGGCTCACCGACGGGTCGGAGAGTGAAAGGATTTCCCTAGAATCAGTAGCATCTGAGGCGAACATGAGAGGGAATGCGCTCAAGAGCAAAGTAACCGAGGGAGGACGGGAATCTGAGGCTCCACACAACGATGAGATCTCTGAGTTTGGAGGCAAAGAagtcactgtttgtttttcagcaccTTCTAACCCCGCTTATGACAAGAGGTCTTACCAGGATGAGGAGAGTTTCAGGGACGAAGTggaagaagatgaagatgaggagagCGACAGCGTCGCCAGCAATGCCGACGGTTCCACTCTGATCGAGGACGGACGCGACGGGCAGAGGAAGGTCATATTTGACGACGACGACACTTGGAACGACCTGGACGACACGGCCGTCACGGTGGAATGCGACAGTCGGGGGATCAGTCCGGTTCCCAAGCTGACAGCCGGCAGAGTCTCCCCACAGGAGAAGGCTATGCTGAGGAAAGTAGCGGTGAGCAGAGCTGTGGAGCCAGATGAAGGCCCGGAGAACGAACTTGCACCAGCTTCTCAACTCATGACCAGACTGTTCCCCTCGTTAAAGCCCAAGGCTCAGAGCGCACCTccacctgctccacctgctgcccctgagaacaggaaacgGGACGACACAG CCCAGCAGGTCCAATCCAGACAGCTCAGAGAGCGGCTGGCTGAGCTGGAGATGGAGATAGAGAGGTTTAAGAAAGAGAACGCTGCATTGACCAAGCTCAGGCAGGAGAACGAGAGAAGACAGGAAGACCTCAG GAAAGAGCGTTTGATGTTCGAGCAAGCAAAAGCCGAGGAGCTGACCAATTTTGAGGAGTACAAGAGGGAGGAGAACAGGAAGCTGCAGAAAGAGCGCAAGCTGTTTGAGAAGCACGTGTCGGCGGCCAGAGCCATTCCTGACAAAAAGGAACGGGAGGAAATCCAG TCGttgaagcagcagctgagcTCCCAGCAGGAGGAGCTCAAGAGGAGGGAGAGCCGCTGGGCCTCCACACACAGCCGCCTGCGACAGCAGATCGACTCCCTCCACCAGGAGAACGGCGCTCTGCGCGACGAG ATTCGAACCCTGGAGAAGCTGCGCCTCAGTGCCTGGAGGAGAAACTTCGCCTCTGCAGAGAAAGGCGTCCAAACGAAGGACGGACCCGGAGTTTCAGATAGCAGCGTGGCTAAGGGAGTAACGTTTGCG ACTCCCCTGGACTCTAGAGGAAGCAGCTCCAGCCCTCTGCTCAGCTCAGCAGGAAGGAACTCGAAGGATAACGGCCAAGCAGCCACAG CAGGAATGAAAAGCAGCCTGAGGAGGTCGGTCGGGTCAGGATCTTCTCTGTCGTCCTCTTCAACGTTTTCTGGAAGGAGGACGGAAGAAAAGCCAAGACCTACGAGCAGGAGCCAGGAAAAACCATCCAACCAGAAACCGGAGCATTCACACGACTGCTCTCCA agAATAGATCTAGAGCAAGAGCAACCGGAAAGCTGCGAGGCCCGTGATCCAGAACTACCTCAGGAGGTCGTCACACACCCTGATGGCAAG GTAGAGAAGGTTCTGGCTGGCGGCGATCGCGTCATCGTCTTTCCCAACGGTACTAGAAAAGAAGTTTCAGCAGACGGGCTTTCGGCCAAGGTCACCTTCTTCAACGGAGACACAAAACAAATCACAGCCGATCAGAGAGTG ATCTACTACTACGCTGAGGCTCAGACCACACACATCACGTATCCTGACGGTATGGAAGTCCTGCACTTTCCCAACAACCAGACAG agaaacatttttcGGATGGCCGCAAAGAAATCACCTTCCCAGATCAGACGGTGAAGAACCTGTTTCCTGATGGCAGAGAGGAAAGCGTGCTGACCGACGGGACCATCATCCAGGTCAACTC GGACGGCACCAAAGAGATCCACTTCAACACGGGCCAGAAGGAAATACACACCGCTGAATACAAGAGGCGGGAGTATCCAGACGGCACAGTGAAGACCGTTTACACCGACGGCAGGCAAGAAACTCGCTACCCAACAGGGCGGCTTAGGGTCAAGGACAAAGACGGAAACATCGTCCTGGACAACCGGGTATAA